From Lolium perenne isolate Kyuss_39 chromosome 5, Kyuss_2.0, whole genome shotgun sequence, a single genomic window includes:
- the LOC139829862 gene encoding peamaclein-like produces the protein MALAGRLLVLLAVVLLAVSIAEHKASASRTEEQLQDNEHQGGHGSLKIYECKSKCDYRCSDTKYRKPCLFFCNKCCRTCRCVPSGFYGNREECACYNDWKTKEGEHKCP, from the exons ATGGCACTAGCTGGTAGGCTGCTCGTcctgctcgccgtcgttctcctcgcCGTCTCCATCGCCGAGCACAAG GCGTCTGCTTCACGAACTGAAGAGCAGCTCCAGGATAATGAGCACCAG GGAGGTCACGGTAGTCTTAAGATATACG AGTGCAAGTCGAAGTGCGATTACAGGTGCAGCGACACCAAGTACAGGAAGCCGTGCCTCTTCTTCTGCAACAAGTGCTGCAGGACCTGCCGGTGTGTGCCGTCAGGCTTCTACGGCAACAGGGAGGAGTGCGCCTGCTACAATGACTGGAAGACCAAGGAGGGAGAGCACAAGTGCCCTTGA